The following coding sequences lie in one Anguilla rostrata isolate EN2019 chromosome 8, ASM1855537v3, whole genome shotgun sequence genomic window:
- the LOC135261274 gene encoding cytochrome c oxidase subunit 5B, mitochondrial-like isoform X2: MSLWFLSSHAGAPLCMLVFVLSTVEIPELFQGIPTDEEQATGMEKTVMHALRKGDDPYSMLKPKDYAGSKEDPHIVPSITNKRIVGCVCEEDNTVVVWFWLHSGEPQRCPSCGAHYKLVPHELPH, encoded by the exons ATGAGCCTG TGGTTCTTATCCTCGCACGCTGGGGCTcctctgtgtatgctggttttcgttctaAGCACAGTTGAAATCCCAGAATTATTTCAAG GCATTCCAACTGATGAGGAACAAGCCACTGGGATGGAAAAGACCGTTATGCATGCGTTGAGAAAGGGcgat GACCCTTATAGCATGCTCAAACCCAAAGATTACGCTGGGTCCAAGGAAGATCCACACATTGTACCCTCCATCACCAACAAGAGGATTGTGGGTTGTGTCt GCGAGGAAGACAACACCGTGGTGGTGTGGTTCTGGCTGCATTCCGGGGAGCCCCAGAGATGCCCCTCCTGCGGGGCCCATTACAAACTGGTCCCCCACGAGCTGCCCCACTGA
- the LOC135261274 gene encoding cytochrome c oxidase subunit 5B, mitochondrial-like isoform X1 — translation MAARLLIRSSIRAVLTRRAAPVAAMSRGMAAGGIPTDEEQATGMEKTVMHALRKGDDPYSMLKPKDYAGSKEDPHIVPSITNKRIVGCVCEEDNTVVVWFWLHSGEPQRCPSCGAHYKLVPHELPH, via the exons ATGGCCGCAAGGTTACTCATCAGATCGTCCATTCGTGCTGTTCTGACTCGCCGGGCAGCGCCGGTGGCAGCTATGTCTCGCGGAATGGCGGCTGGAG GCATTCCAACTGATGAGGAACAAGCCACTGGGATGGAAAAGACCGTTATGCATGCGTTGAGAAAGGGcgat GACCCTTATAGCATGCTCAAACCCAAAGATTACGCTGGGTCCAAGGAAGATCCACACATTGTACCCTCCATCACCAACAAGAGGATTGTGGGTTGTGTCt GCGAGGAAGACAACACCGTGGTGGTGTGGTTCTGGCTGCATTCCGGGGAGCCCCAGAGATGCCCCTCCTGCGGGGCCCATTACAAACTGGTCCCCCACGAGCTGCCCCACTGA
- the arid5a gene encoding LOW QUALITY PROTEIN: AT-rich interactive domain-containing protein 5A (The sequence of the model RefSeq protein was modified relative to this genomic sequence to represent the inferred CDS: deleted 2 bases in 1 codon) has translation MVSQPKSGQKKTMEQWGAGEAGRVADSEPLLNQQTHEIELSHSTNAGEEGSRVGQPEEEEKSFVASLYSFMKDRGTPIERIPHLGFKQINLWRIFKAVEKLGGYDSVTAQRLWKNVYDELGGSPGSTSAATCTRRHYERLVLPFERQIRGEEDKPLPPAKPRKQYKKSMEGKSGKTEGKRKRSQLEGDGEGRSEQAQGKPGEASPCEAKDQPASACTVSQPTKSLFAGLHSSGGEVISPLEKKKRVAQASLSLSQAGSSPDQDSRGRPSVIHCAQSPGLPRSGRSRESSEGSTIPHSSSSSRSPSPCSVSSEDCPEKRPPYETYEDDYSCAAYYGIYMPNNCSISVKDSTAHLQHHRDSQQLGLSSAEDCPPAPGPEKVAPYQDDFTSAAYYGEVYKPESCSTSVKDSTAHLQHHRDSQQLGLSSAEDCPPAPGPEKVAPYQDDFTSAAYYGEVCKPESCSTSVKDSTAHLQHHRDSRQLGLSSAEDCPPPQARRKWHLTRMISPPPPTMVKSASQRAVPPASRTLPPTSNTTETADSSARPPLKTAPPPQARRKWHLTRMISPPPPTMVKSTSQRAVPPASRTLPPTSNTTETADSSARPPPNLWGVKDKPPTGARAAEGRTCPPRSKLSRPPPLPQPKWAPKHAGPPQSSFTKVLPKSGEHLGHGSFQPGHKHHQSHKRLLPEDASVYAKKLQMVPPLHHREAKERSKLGLPKPLPTQHSLLHPQASLPISYLLPAYERTRLVSAHQLKGLSLHPLLPAHLAVPSQPGSMYRHVMTGTPYAFPYETLPRPRPYQIPFWHPQAGYAIAGLNPHYPNTKL, from the exons caaACCCATGAGATAGAGCTCTCCCACTCCACCAATGCTGGAGAAGAAGGAAGCAGGGTTGGCCAaccagaggaagaggagaagagctTTGTGGCCAGCCTGTACAGTTTCATGAAGGATAGGGGTACACCCATTGAGAGGATACCACACCTGGGCTTCAAGCAGA TTAACCTCTGGAGAATCTTCAAAGCCGTGGAGAAACTAGGTGGATATGACTCT GTGACAGCTCAGCGGCTGTGGAAGAACGTGTATGATGAGCTGGGTGGCAGCCCGGGCAGTACCAGCGCTGCCACCTGCACCCGCAGGCATTACGAGAG GCTTGTGCTGCCCTTTGAGAGGCAGAttagaggagaggaggacaaGCCCCTGCCTCCCGCCAAGCCCCGGAAGCAGTATAAGAAGAGCATGGAGGGCAAGAGCGGGAAGACCGAgggcaagaggaagaggagccagCTGGAGGGGGATGGCGAGGGGCGCTCTGAG CAGGCCCAGGGGAAGCCGGGGGAGGCCAGCCCCTGCGAGGCGAAGGACCAGCCCGCCTCGGCCTGCACCGTTTCCCAGCCGACCAAGAGCCTCTTCGCCGGCCTCCATTCCTCGGGCGGGGAGGTCATCTCCCCTCTGGAGAAGAAGAAGCGCGTGGCCCAGGccagcctctccctctcccaggccGGCTCCAGCCCTGACCAGGACAGCAGAGGGAGGCCGTCCGTCATTCACTGTGCCCAGTCCCCTGGGCTGCCCCGCTCTGGCAGGTCCCGAGAGTCTTCTGAAGGCTCCACTATACCTCACTCCTCATCCTCCTCgcgtagcccctccccctgctctgtcTCCTCCGAAGACTGCCCGGAGAAAAGGCCACCTTACGAAACTTACGAGGATGATTACAGCTGCGCCGCCTACTATGGTATCTACATGCCAAACAACTGTTCCATCAGCGTCAAGGACTCTACCGCCCACCTCCAACACCACAGAGACAGCCAACAGCTCGGCTTGTCCTCCGCTGAAgactgcccccccgccccaggcccGGAGAAAGTGGCACCTTACCAGGATGATTTCACCTCCGCCGCCTACTATGGTGAAGTCTACAAGCCAGAGAGCTGTTCCACCAGCGTCAAGGACTCTACCGCCCACCTCCAACACCACAGAGACAGCCAACAGCTCGGCTTGTCCTCCGCTGAAgactgcccccccgccccaggcccGGAGAAAGTGGCACCTTACCAGGATGATTTCACCTCCGCCGCCTACTATGGTGAAGTCTGCAAGCCAGAGAGCTGTTCCACCAGCGTCAAGGACTCTACCGCCCACCTCCAACACCACAGAGACAGCCGACAGCTCGGCTTGTCCTCCGCTGAAGACTGCCCCCCGCCCCAGGCCCGGAGAAAGTGGCACCTTACCAGGATGATTTCACCTCCGCCGCCTACTATGGTGAAGTCTGCAAGCCAGAGAGCTGTTCCACCAGCGTCAAGGACTCTACCGCCCACCTCCAACACCACAGAGACAGCCGACAGCTCGGCTCGTCCTCCGCTGAAgactgcccccccgccccaggcccGGAGAAAGTGGCACCTTACCAGGATGATTTCACCTCCGCCGCCTACTATGGTGAAGTCTACAAGCCAGAGAGCTGTTCCACCAGCGTCAAGGACTCTACCGCCCACCTCCAACACCACAGAGACAGCCGACAGCTCGGCTCGTCCTCCGCCGAACTTGTGGGGGGTAAAGGACAAACCCCCGACTGGAGCCCGGGCTGCAGAGGGGAGAACGTGCCCCCCGCGCTCAAAACTCTCCCGCCCACCTCCTCTACCTCAGCCGAAATGGgccccaaagcatgctggg cCTCCTCAGTCCAGCTTCACCAAGGTGCTGCCCAAATCCGGGGAGCATCTGGGACATGGCTCCTTTCAGCCGGGCCACAAACACCACCAGAGCCATAAGAGGCTGCTGCCGGAGGACGCGTCGGTGTACGCAAAGAAACTGCAAATGGTTCCCCCTCTGCACCACAGAGAAGCCAAGGAGAGATCCAAGCTGGGCTTGCCCAAGCCGCTGCCCACCCAGCATTCTCTGCTCCACCCTCAGGCCAGCCTTCCCATATCCTACTTGCTCCCGGCTTATGAGAGGACCAGATTGGTCTCGGCCCACCAGCTCAAAGGACTGTCCCTGCATCCGCTTCTCCCCGCCCACCTGGCTGTTCCTTCCCAGCCCGGCTCCATGTACCGCCACGTCATGACGGGGACTCCTTACGCCTTCCCCTACGAGACTTTGCCCCGTCCCCGTCCTTATCAGATCCCGTTCTGGCACCCCCAAGCCGGATACGCCATAGCGGGCCTCAACCCACATTATCCCAACACTAAACTGTGA